Proteins encoded in a region of the Uloborus diversus isolate 005 chromosome 1, Udiv.v.3.1, whole genome shotgun sequence genome:
- the LOC129231497 gene encoding cuticle protein 14-like — protein MKAFIFLTLFAASQAAVLLHHPAVISTGGSTQYRSQDNFGNYNFGYNEGHLTGGTFRKESGDGHGNVAGSYGLRDADGRIRIVNYVADAAGFRADIQTNEPGVEPKDPAHTAINKAGLLVAPAHHHAVAYAAPVAPYVAPVAPYAVHHLAAPHHGYAYHY, from the exons ATGAAG GCTTTTATCTTCTTAACCTTGTTCGCTGCTTCTCAGGCAGCCGTTCTGCTGCATCATCCAGCAGTCATCAGTACCGGTGGAAGTACTCAGTACAGAAGTCAAGAc aaCTTCGGCAACTACAACTTCGGTTACAACGAAGGCCACCTGACAGGAGGCACCTTCCGCAAGGAGTCCGGAGACGGTCATGGCAATGTGGCTGGATCTTATGGCCTGCGGGACGCTGATGGCCGCATCCGAATCGTCAACTATGTGGCTGATGCTGCAGGATTTCGTGCCGATATCCAGACCAACGAACCGGGTGTGGAGCCAAAGGACCCCGCCCACACCGCCATCAATAAAGCTGGACTGCTCGTTGCCCCTGCACATCACCATGCAGTAGCCTACGCTGCCCCTGTAGCACCCTACGTCGCCCCTGTAGCCCCCTACGCCGTTCATCATCTTGCTGCTCCTCACCACGGATATGCATATCATTATTGA
- the LOC129231450 gene encoding uncharacterized protein LOC129231450: MKVLLLLTFLYTCNAAVLLTPRNPDDLGAAVTFQNQDVLGQYNFGYSEGHPSGASFRRESGDAFGNKVGSFGLRDADGRVRIVRYVADANGFRADVTSNEPGVAPQDPASATINKPLLVPQPVVPVAPVAVPPPPPPPVAPVVAGPKNFPPPPPPAYNYVLPAPAVVGPPPPPPPAYYPPPPKVSSPVAIPAPYAAPVGIPAPVPVAAPFAAPAPAPVGVLPKGFAAFAPAPPPPAYYTNLVGGKGYAGAVRSFVPPFAAVPPQFGYLKSPPAYQALGYPL; the protein is encoded by the exons ATGAAG GTTTTATTGTTGTTGACATTTCTCTACACTTGCAATGCTGCTGTCCTTCTGACCCCCAGGAATCCAGATGACTTGGGTGCGGCGGTAACTTTCCAAAATCAAGAC gtTCTGGGGCAGTATAACTTTGGATATAGCGAAGGCCATCCTTCTGGTGCATCTTTCCGCCGGGAATCAGGAGATGCTTTCGGTAACAAAGTTGGTTCCTTCGGCCTGCGGGACGCCGATGGCCGCGTGAGGATCGTCCGATACGTCGCAGACGCCAACGGCTTCCGGGCTGACGTCACCTCCAACGAGCCAGGAGTTGCACCACAAGATCCCGCTTCCGCCACCATCAACAAGCCTCTACTCGTGCCACAGCCTGTGGTACCAGTTGCACCAGTAGCAGTGCCACCCCCTCCACCCCCACCTGTGGCACCGGTTGTTGCTGGACCCAAGAACTTCCCACCCCCTCCTCCTCCTGCTTACAACTACGTGCTTCCTGCACCTGCAGTGGTAGGACCTCCCCCACCACCCCCTCCAGCATACTATCCTCCTCCACCTAAAGTGTCCTCCCCAGTTGCTATCCCAGCCCCATACGCTGCGCCAGTCGGAATACCTGCACCAGTACCAGTCGCTGCACCATTTGCAGCGCCGGCACCAGCTCCCGTGGGTGTCTTACCGAAAGGTTTTGCTGCTTTCGCCCCAGCACCACCTCCTCCTGCCTACTACACAAACCTTGTCGGTGGCAAGGGCTATGCTGGAGCCGTCAGGAGCTTCGTTCCACCCTTCGCAGCTGTTCCGCCCCAGTTCGGATACTTGAAATCACCACCTGCTTATCAAGCTCTGGGCTATCCATTATAA